In Streptomyces asoensis, a single genomic region encodes these proteins:
- a CDS encoding glycosyltransferase yields the protein MTGPQRTDGPDGTDRSRPGDRDRTAATRGTLGTGGVDVRSVPAVPTPGPLRIVRLANFVAPASGGLRTALRELGKGYRAAGHEPVLIVPGERVSDRETEQGRVITLPGPLLPGTGGYRVLTDRRRVARLLDGLAPDRLEVSDRTTLRWTGRWARRARVPAVMVSHETADGVLRTWGVPEGAARRAADALNLRTAHTYARVVCTTEFAEREFVRIGARNVVRAPLGVDLVERHPALRDAGLRARHAREDETLLVMCTRLSVEKRPGTALDALEALLRRGERAVLVVAGDGPLRPRLEQRARERGLPVTFLGHVSDRGALGALQASADVCLAPGPAETFGLAALEAMACGTPVVASASSALPEVVGAAGATAADRGEAFADAVEDLLARPRAARRDAARARAECFGWGTAVDAFLAAHDATAAAGPGAPVAPGARTTAPAGPPPLVPGGLG from the coding sequence ATGACCGGCCCGCAGCGCACCGACGGCCCGGACGGCACGGACAGGAGCCGTCCGGGCGACCGGGACCGGACCGCCGCGACCCGCGGCACCCTCGGCACGGGCGGCGTCGACGTCCGTTCCGTGCCGGCGGTGCCGACTCCGGGGCCCCTGCGGATCGTGCGGCTCGCCAACTTCGTGGCCCCCGCCTCCGGCGGACTGCGCACGGCGCTGCGCGAGCTCGGCAAGGGATACCGCGCTGCCGGTCACGAACCCGTCCTGATCGTCCCCGGCGAGCGGGTGAGCGACCGGGAGACCGAGCAGGGGCGGGTCATCACCCTGCCCGGGCCGCTGCTGCCGGGCACCGGCGGCTACCGGGTCCTCACCGACCGGCGCCGGGTCGCCCGCCTCCTGGACGGACTCGCCCCGGACCGCCTGGAGGTCTCCGACCGCACGACCCTGCGCTGGACCGGCAGGTGGGCGCGGCGGGCCCGCGTCCCGGCCGTGATGGTCTCCCACGAGACCGCCGACGGCGTCCTGCGCACCTGGGGCGTGCCTGAAGGGGCGGCCCGCCGCGCCGCCGACGCGCTCAACCTGCGGACGGCGCACACCTACGCGCGCGTGGTGTGCACCACCGAGTTCGCCGAGCGGGAGTTCGTGCGCATCGGGGCCCGCAACGTCGTACGGGCGCCCCTGGGCGTCGACCTCGTCGAGCGCCACCCCGCCCTGCGGGACGCGGGGCTGCGGGCACGCCACGCGCGTGAGGACGAGACGCTGCTGGTCATGTGCACCCGCCTGTCCGTGGAGAAGCGGCCCGGTACGGCGCTGGACGCCCTGGAGGCGTTGCTGCGGCGCGGGGAGCGGGCCGTGCTGGTCGTCGCGGGCGACGGACCGCTGCGGCCCCGTCTGGAGCAGCGGGCACGCGAGCGCGGGCTGCCCGTGACGTTCCTGGGGCACGTCTCCGACCGGGGCGCGCTGGGCGCGCTCCAGGCCTCGGCCGACGTGTGCCTGGCCCCGGGGCCCGCCGAGACCTTCGGGCTCGCCGCCCTGGAGGCGATGGCGTGCGGGACGCCCGTGGTCGCGAGCGCGTCCTCGGCGCTGCCCGAGGTCGTCGGAGCGGCCGGGGCCACGGCGGCCGACCGGGGAGAGGCGTTCGCGGACGCCGTCGAGGACCTTCTCGCACGCCCCAGGGCCGCACGCCGGGACGCGGCACGCGCGCGTGCGGAGTGTTTCGGCTGGGGGACGGCCGTCGACGCGTTCCTCGCGGCGCACGATGCGACGGCTGCGGCGGGCCCGGGCGCACCGGTTGCCCCCGGGGCGCGGACGACCGCTCCCGCCGGGCCCCCTCCTCTCGTGCCGGGAGGCCTGGGATGA
- a CDS encoding glycosyltransferase family 4 protein: MRVVIVTESFPPDVNGVAHCAFQTARHLVERGHTPVVVAPATAAGTGPDAGAPCPVVRVPSLPLPGYPQVRVALPSRRVAAAIAEHRADLVHLASPFVLGVRGMTAAARLGIPAVAVYQTDLAGYARTYMGAGEAAAWRRIRSVHAAADLTLAPSSAARRDLDTHGVPRVKLWPRGVDTTRFRPDRRDETLRRALAPDGELIVGYVGRLAPEKQVELLAGARALPGVRLVVVGDGPSRPGLEESLPGAVFLGRRTGDQLARIFASLDVFVHTGPFETFCQTVQEAMASGVPVVAPAAGGPLDLVAHGRTGLLVPPRDADAVRDAVAALAADPALRDAYGAAGRVTVEGRTWDTVGDRLIGHYEDVLAARRPVVAA; encoded by the coding sequence ATGCGTGTCGTCATCGTGACCGAATCCTTTCCCCCCGACGTGAACGGCGTGGCCCATTGCGCCTTCCAGACCGCCCGGCACCTCGTCGAGCGCGGTCACACCCCCGTCGTCGTCGCCCCGGCCACCGCCGCCGGGACCGGGCCGGACGCCGGAGCGCCCTGCCCCGTCGTCCGGGTCCCCTCCCTCCCGCTCCCCGGCTACCCCCAGGTCCGCGTCGCCCTCCCCAGCCGACGCGTCGCCGCCGCCATCGCCGAGCACCGCGCCGACCTGGTCCACCTGGCCAGCCCCTTCGTCCTCGGCGTGCGCGGCATGACGGCCGCCGCCCGGCTCGGCATCCCCGCCGTCGCCGTCTACCAGACCGACCTGGCCGGCTACGCCCGCACCTACATGGGCGCCGGCGAGGCAGCGGCCTGGCGCCGCATACGGTCCGTCCACGCGGCCGCCGACCTCACACTCGCCCCCTCCAGCGCCGCCCGGCGCGACCTGGACACGCACGGCGTGCCCCGGGTGAAACTGTGGCCGCGCGGAGTCGACACCACGCGCTTTCGCCCCGACCGCCGCGACGAGACCCTGCGGCGCGCCCTGGCGCCCGACGGCGAGCTGATCGTCGGCTACGTCGGACGGCTCGCCCCGGAGAAACAGGTCGAGCTGCTGGCCGGCGCCCGCGCCCTGCCGGGCGTCCGCCTCGTGGTGGTGGGGGACGGACCCAGCCGGCCCGGCCTGGAGGAGAGCCTGCCGGGCGCGGTCTTCCTGGGCAGGCGCACCGGCGACCAGCTCGCCCGGATCTTCGCCTCCCTGGACGTGTTCGTGCACACCGGCCCGTTCGAGACGTTCTGCCAGACCGTGCAGGAAGCCATGGCCAGCGGCGTTCCGGTGGTCGCGCCCGCCGCGGGCGGCCCGCTGGACCTGGTCGCCCACGGACGCACCGGCCTGCTGGTGCCGCCCCGGGACGCCGACGCCGTGCGGGACGCGGTGGCGGCACTGGCCGCGGACCCCGCCCTGCGGGACGCCTACGGCGCCGCGGGACGGGTCACGGTCGAGGGCCGTACCTGGGACACCGTCGGCGACCGGCTCATCGGCCACTACGAGGACGTGCTCGCCGCGCGCCGACCGGTGGTGGCGGCATGA